The following proteins come from a genomic window of Oncorhynchus kisutch isolate 150728-3 unplaced genomic scaffold, Okis_V2 Okis06b-Okis10b_hom, whole genome shotgun sequence:
- the LOC109876343 gene encoding uncharacterized protein LOC109876343 isoform X1, which produces MATWICERQRFLCAISLRHSPAYTRYYYQPREEAGNTRPEPFDGRKEKEKARRKEKEGSCSEKGVTSYGSCCLDTLLSYYLIQHQPLFLSYYLIQHQPLVLSYYLIQHQPLGLSYYLIQHQPLFLSYYLIQHQPLFLSYYLIQHQPLVLSYYLIQHQPLVLSYYLIQHQPLVLSYYLIQHQPLVLSYYLIQHQPLVLSYYLIQHQPLVLSYYLIQHQPLFLSYYLIQRQPRVLSYYLIQRQPRVLSYYLIQRQPLVLSYYLIQHQPLFLSYYLIQHQPLFLSYYLIQRQPLFFHYYLIQRQLEVD; this is translated from the coding sequence CCGAGAGAAGAAGCAGGGAACACGAGACCAGAACCATTTGATGGaagaaaagaaaaagagaaagcaagaagaaaagaaaaagaagGAAGCTGCTCAGAAAAAGGTGTGACGTCATATGGTTCTTGTTGTTTGGACACACTTCTATCATACTACCTCATACAGCACCAACCCCTGTTTTTATCATACTACCTCATACAGCACCAACCCCTGGTTTTATCATACTACCTCATACAGCACCAACCCCTTGGTTTATCATACTACCTCATACAGCACCAACCCCTGTTTTTATCATACTACCTCATACAGCACCAACCCCTGTTTTTATCATACTACCTCATACAGCACCAACCCCTGGTTTTATCATACTACCTCATACAGCACCAACCCCTGGTTTTATCATACTACCTCATACAGCACCAACCCCTGGTTTTATCATACTACCTCATACAGCACCAACCCCTGGTTTTATCATACTACCTCATACAGCACCAACCCCTGGTTTTATCATACTACCTCATACAGCACCAACCCCTGGTTTTATCATACTACCTCATACAGCACCAACCCCTGTTTTTATCATACTACCTCATACAGCGCCAACCCCGGGTTTTATCATACTACCTCATACAGCGCCAACCCCGGGTTTTATCATACTACCTCATACAGCGCCAACCCCTGGTTTTATCATACTACCTCATACAGCACCAACCCCTGTTTTTATCATACTACCTCATACAGCACCAACCCCTGTTTTTATCATACTACCTCATACAGCGCCAACCCCTGTTttttcattactacctcatacagcgccaactagaggtcgactga